In Lacerta agilis isolate rLacAgi1 chromosome 8, rLacAgi1.pri, whole genome shotgun sequence, one genomic interval encodes:
- the LOC117052376 gene encoding chemokine-like receptor 1, translated as MEYTTLPPVFTVPDNASNASIVPSLGKKANGGTYDLYKWINIITMIIYSLAFLLGVIGNGLVIFITGFRMKKTVNTIWFLNLAITDFTFTFPQPLTVVYIALDAHWPFGLVMCKLISTLAFFNLFASVYLLMVISIDRCISVWCPVWSRNHRTPRLASFVSLGVWILALVLCSPYLHFRDTAPSPNDQNVINCFNNYGKTREEVNLNRQALIISRFIFAFAIPFSAILVCYGAIVLKLRRDSLAQSSKPFKVITAVIVAFFICWFPYHVFSFLETKLLVQPELMGVLRIGYPFASGLTFINSCLNPILYVFMGHDFKEKLKHSLFSAFESAFSEDSSQSISRTKDKSSIEFDAQP; from the coding sequence GGAGTACACAACTTTACCGCCAGTTTTCACCGTTCCTGACAATGCTTCTAATGCCTCGATTGTCCCCTCTCTGGGGAAGAAGGCCAACGGAGGGACCTATGACTTATACAAGTGGATCAATATTATCACTATGATCATCTACAGCCTCGCCTTCCTGCTGGGAGTGATTGGTAATGGGCTGGTCATTTTCATCACCGGCTTCCGTATGAAGAAGACGGTCAACACAATTTGGTTCCTCAACTTGGCCATTACTGACTTCACCTTCACCTTCCCCCAGCCCCTGACTGTTGTCTATATTGCCCTGGATGCTCATTGGCCATTTGGCCTAGTGATGTGCAAGCTGATCAGCACGCTTGCTTTCTTCAACCTTTTTGCCAGTGTTTACCTCCTCATGGTCATCAGTATCGACCGATGCATTTCTGTGTGGTGCCCTGTATGGTCTCGCAATCACCGGACGCCCCGGCTGGCTTCCTTTGTGTCTCTGGGTGTTTGGATCCTGGCTCTGGTGCTGTGTTCACCCTACTTACATTTCAGGGACACCGCCCCATCCCCCAATGATCAGAATGTGATCAACTGCTTTAACAACTATGGCAAGACCAGGGAGGAAGTGAATCTCAACCGACAAGCTCTCATCATCAGCCGGTTCATCTTTGCCTTCGCCATTCCCTTCAGCGCCATCCTCGTTTGCTACGGGGCCATTGTCCTGAAGCTGAGGAGGGACAGTTTGGCTCAATCGAGCAAGCCCTTCAAAGTCATCACAGCTGTGATTGTGGCCTTTTTCATCTGTTGGTTCCCTTATCACGTCTTCTCTTTCCTCGAGACAAAACTTCTTGTGCAGCCTGAGCTGATGGGGGTTTTGCGTATTGGCTACCCCTTTGCCTCCGGCTTGACGTTCATCAACAGCTGCCTCAACCCAATCCTGTATGTCTTCATGGGACACGATTTCAAGGAGAAGCTGAAACACTCCCTCTTCTCTGCCTTTGAGAGCGCCTTTTCTGAGGACAGCAGCCAGAGCATTTCCAGAACCAAGGACAAGTCCTCGATTGAGTTTGATGCCCAGCCATGA